One window of Misgurnus anguillicaudatus chromosome 13, ASM2758022v2, whole genome shotgun sequence genomic DNA carries:
- the sars1 gene encoding serine--tRNA ligase, cytoplasmic — translation MVLDLDLFRTDKGGDPEIVRETQRKRFKDVSLVDKLVEADTEWRKCRFTADNLNKAKNLCSKAIGEKMKKKEPVGDDETLPEEAQNLEALTAETLSPLTVTQIKKVRLLVEEAVQKTDSDRVKLEAERFEYLREIGNLLHPSVPISNDEDADNKVERTWGDCTVQKKYSHVDLVVMVDGYEGEKGAIVAGSRGYFLKGPLVFLEQALINFALRILYSKNYNLLYTPFFMRKEVMQEVAQLSQFDEELYKVIGKGSEKSDDNTVDEKYLIATSEQPIAAFLRDEWLKPEDLPIRYAGLSTCFRQEVGSHGRDTRGIFRVHQFEKIEQFVYSSPYDNKSWEMFDEMIGTAEGFYQALGIPYRIVNIVSGALNHAASKKLDLEAWFPGSQAFRELVSCSNCTDYQARRLRIRYGQTKKMMDKTEFVHMLNATMCATTRVICAILENFQTEEGILIPEALKDFMPPGLTEIIKFVKPAPIDVEATKKQKKQQEGGKKKKQGGDGDLQNKVENMSVNDS, via the exons ATGGTGCTCGACCTAGACCTGTTTCGAACCGATAAAGGCGGCGATCCCGAAATCGTGAGGGAAACCCAGAGGAAACGATTTAAAGATGTGTCGCTGGTGGATAAACTCGTTGAGGCGGACACGGAGTGGAGAAAAT GTCGCTTTACAGCGGATAACCTAAACAAGGCCAAGAATCTGTGCAGCAAAGCCATCGGTGAAAAAATGAAG aaaaaagaGCCAGTTGGTGATGATGAGACTCTCCCAGAAGAAGCACAGAACTTGGAAGCCCTCACTGCAGAAACACTATCA CCCCTCACGGTCACTCAGATTAAGAAGGTACGGTTACTGGTAGAAGAAGCTGTGCAGAAGACAGACAGTGATCGGGTAAAGCTGGAGGCGGAGCGCTTTGAGTACCTGAGAGAGATCGGCAACCTTCTGCATCCCTCTGTGCCCATCAGCAATGATGAG GATGCTGATAATAAAGTGGAACGCACTTGGGGCGACTGCACGGTACAGAAGAAGTACTCTCATGTGGACCTGGTGGTGATGGTGGATGGATACGAAGGGGAAAAAGGAGCAATTGTAGCTGGAAGCAGAGGATATTTCCTCAAG GGGCCTTTAGTTTTCTTGGAACAAGCATTAATTAACTTTGCATTGCGGATCCTGTACAGCAAGAACTACAACCTTCTCTACACACCCTTCTTCATGAGGAAAGAAGTTATGCAGGAGGTTGCCCAGCTGAGCCAGTTTGATGAAGAGCTCTATAAG GTGATTGGTAAAGGGAGTGAGAAGTCGGACGACAACACGGTGGACGAGAAGTACTTGATCGCCACATCAGAACAGCCAATCGCGGCCTTCCTGAGAGACGAGTGGCTAAAGCCAGAGGACCTCCCCATCCGCTACGCCGGCCTCTCCACCTGCTTCAGACAGGAAGTGGGATCTCACGGCAGAGACACCCGTGGCATATTCAGAGTCCACCAGTTTGAGAAG ATCGAGCAGTTTGTATACTCCTCTCCTTACGACAATAAATCCTGGGAGATGTTCGATGAGATGATCGGTACTGCTGAAGGTTTTTATCAGGCGTTAGGAATTCCCTACCGCATCGTCAACATTGTGTCAG GTGCATTGAACCATGCAGCTAGTAAGAAGTTGGATTTGGAGGCTTGGTTCCCAGGGTCTCAGGCGTTCAGAGAGCTCGTGTCCTGCTCAAACTGCACAGATTACCAGGCTCGCCGCTTGCGCATTCGATATGGCCAGACCAAGAAGATGATGGACAAG ACCGAGTTCGTCCACATGCTAAACGCAACTATGTGCGCGACCACACGTGTCATCTGTGCCATCCTGGAGAACTTCCAGACAGAGGAAGGCATTCTTATTCCGGAAGCTCTCAAGGACTTCATGCCTCCAG GTTTAACGGAAATTATCAAGTTTGTGAAGCCGGCTCCCATCGACGTGGAGGCAACAAAGAAGCAGAAGAAACAACAGGAAGGAGGGAAGAAGAAAAAACAGGGCGGAGATGGCGATCTACAAAACAAAGTGGAAAACATGTCAGTCAACGACTCTTAG